One Drosophila willistoni isolate 14030-0811.24 chromosome 2R unlocalized genomic scaffold, UCI_dwil_1.1 Seg167, whole genome shotgun sequence DNA segment encodes these proteins:
- the LOC6642772 gene encoding probable serine/threonine-protein kinase DDB_G0282963 isoform X1 encodes MMLDDDNSDLLVCASEMQEDLLYFVAFKKNIKPKNTTNTHYFNIDDEYIYENFYNDFGPLNICMLYRYCMKLNTKLTAKCHANKKIVHYTSMNPAKRLNAAYLIGSYAIIYLNKTPEEAYRPLVSGDIPAYTRFCDASYGPSNFKISLLDCLNAIHKAQQCGFFNFDDFDAEEYEYFERVENGDFNWIVPQKFIAFCGPHQKSKTLPNGYPCHAPERYFTYFRDNSVTTVIRLNAKVYHASSFENAGFDHKDLFFIDGSTPSDAILKKFLSICETTKGAIAVHCKAGLGRTGSLIGAYMMKHYGFSALEAIAWLRLCRPGSVIGHQQQWMEDKQSWLWSEGERMRRRSSMPILKHKYGINSLKLKAKLAEAAAATDSTEHMDLLMTRVKGISQRVDTMHLNDPDTIDAASVACTEEYLAEQQQLAQEFFDDPNCNVSDNDTDTASAATTTTTTEQPLASTYSISTRRRKSPSGANKSSTVIATSLRRLVNPTNSRTNINNHHLPSTTTAQQSNVGNINMQEPSGSSCSEKKQRKPSASVFEAARHTIASSVRMTQTALEKKQQQQAQTQGDKLNQIKALRRHHSRSVNVNGNNDQDANLRHTRARSQPFRNNNQNSVMATLKTSGSSCLTSGTTAGTSGSTTAAATLANNLNNNNNNNLSNSLHNYNNNNTNNNNNSNTSNNLLASSGSSRTRSLAIYSKRMELKHLRKVEQQQQHHHHHQESSIVKPTLATSSQAYATINESKIPVVAGGANAAVSGGAGSSATIPPTRGIAARTSHHHMTLRGRSRIRYQRPSGTAAVAAAAAPATVGGGGETTAVSVTARYYRDVSAIPTMVGSAFGTAACSPTAAGGISCYNITTRSSSATLDLNSNPLPTTATTTATAIAAATTTTTTTSTTTTTKSKIPQNNHNHNHHNNYNNNNHNNDNNNCNLSNSPQLQPPPPSSSSASSLDHGRLSSCNTRSGSTDLQAIIEHSFVGQYKRNKRSLSSTRLEKDKCDEYNTKLQRKTTAAAAAAAAAAAAAATTSTNNSNSSSGNINNNNNNNHHHHIGHMANGSNKCNISSSSGGGGGAGSFKLSRRIFGEHSGSSASTSASNSGIPTPTTAPPTSHWQQQHQQSNPMPTSSRATSNREQQQQLSLKLRKKISY; translated from the exons ATGATGTTGGACGACGATAACTCGGATCTTTTGGTTTGCGCATCTGAGATGCAAGAAG ACCTTCTTTACTTTGTGGCATTCAAGAAGAATATCAAACCAAAGAACACAACCAACACCCACTATTTTAACATTGACGATGAATATATCTATGAGAATTTTTATAATGATTTTGGCCCgctcaatatatgtatgctaTATCGCTATTGCATGAAGTTGAACACCAAATTGACGGCCAAATGTCACGCGAACAAGAAAATTGTACATTATACCTCTATGAATCCAGCAAAGCGTCTTAATGCGGCATATCTGATTGGTTCGTATGCA ATAATCTACCTGAATAAAACACCAGAAGAGGCATATAGACCTTTGGTATCTGGTGATATACCGGCTTATACCCGTTTCTGTGATGCCAGCTATGGGCCAAGTAATTTCAAAATCTCTCTATTGGATTGCCTCAATGCCATACACAAAGCCCAGCAGTGTGGATTCTTTAATTTCGATGATTTCGATGCTGAAGAGTATGAGTATTTTGAGCGTGTGGAAAATGGTGATTTCAATTGGATTGTGCCACAGAAATTTATTGCATTCTGTGGGCCACATCAGAAGAGCAAGACGCTGCCAAATGGTTATCCGTGCCATGCGCCTGAACGttattttacatattttcGGGATAATAGTGTGACGACCGTGATACGTTTGAATGCCAAGGTCTATCATGCCTCATCCTTTGAGAATGCTGGCTTCGATCACAAGGATCTGTTCTTTATCGACGGAAGTACACCGAGCGATGCCATACTGAAGAAATTCTTATCGATCTGTGAGACCACCAAGGGAGCCATAGCAGTGCATTGTAAGGCCGGATTAGGTCGCACAGGCAGTCTAATTGGAGCCTACATGATGAAGCATTATGGCTTTAGTGCATTGGAGGCTATTGCCTGGCTAAGATTATGCAGACCAGGTTCAGTGATTGGTCATCAGCAACAATGGATGGAGGA TAAGCAAAGTTGGCTGTGGTCCGAAGGGGAACGTATGCGACGACGCTCATCAATGCCCATTCTTAAGCATAAATATGGCATAAATAGTTTGAAATTGAAAGCCAAATTGGCTgaggcagcggcagcaacagaTTCTACCGAACATATGGATCTATTGATGACACGCGTCAAGGGCATTTCACAGCGTGTGGATACAATGCACTTGAATGATCCCGATACCATAGATGCTGCAAGTGTTGCCTGCACCGAGGAATATCTGGCCGAGCAACAGCAATTGGCCCAGGAGTTCTTCGATGATCCCAATTGTAATGTTAGTGATAATGATACGGATACGGCAAgtgcggcaacaacaacaacaaccacagaacAGCCATTGGCCTCTACGTATAGCATATCAACGCGTCGACGTAAATCACCATCGGGAGCAAATAAATCGTCAACAGTCATAGCCACTTCGTTGCGGCGTCTTGTCAATCCGACAAATAGTCGTACTAATATTAACAATCATCATCTACCAAGTACGACAACAGCACAGCAATCTAACGTGGGTAATATCAACATGCAAGAGCCATCTGGCAGTAGTTGTTCGGagaagaaacaaagaaaaccaAGTGCCAGTGTCTTTGAGGCGGCACGTCATACAATTGCATCATCGGTGCGAATGACCCAAACGGCATTGGAAaagaaacagcagcagcaggcacaAACCCAAGGCGATAAACTCAATCAGATCAAGGCCCTAAGAAGGCATCATTCGCGTTCGGTTAATGTTAATGGCAATAA TGATCAGGATGCTAATCTTCGTCATACCCGTGCACGTTCTCAGCCCTTCCGTAATAACAACCAAAATAGTGTGATGGCTACGCTTAAAACTTCGGGTAGTAGTTGTCTAACTAGTGGAACTACAGCAGGAACTAGTGGCAGTACAACAGCAGCTGCGACATTGGCGAATAAtcttaacaacaacaataataataatctaaGCAATTCCTTGCATaactataacaacaacaatacgaataataataataatagtaacaCTAGTAACAACCTGTTGGCCTCTTCGGGCAGCAGTCGCACCCGCAGTCTGGCCATTTATAGCAAAAG AATGGAATTGAAGCATCTACGTAAAGtggaacagcagcaacaacatcatcatcatcatcaagaGTCGTCCATTGTCAAGCCCACATTAGCGACCAGCAGCCAGGCCTATGCCACAATAAATGAAAGTAAAATTCCTGTGGTCGCTGGTGGTGCTAATGCGGCGGTTAGTGGTGGTGCCGGCAGTTCAGCCACTATACCACCCACGCGGGGCATTGCGGCCCGTACATCTCATCATCATATGACTCTTAGGGGTCGCTCACGTATACGATATCAGCGTCCGAGCGGaactgctgctgttgctgccgccgccgctccTGCCACTgtgggtggtggtggtgaGACGACAGCGGTTTCGGTTACGGCACGCTATTATCGTGATGTTTCAGCCATACCCACTATGGTGGGTTCTGCTTTTGGTACAGCGGCTTGTTCACCCACCGCAGCTGGTGGGATTAGTTGTTATAATATAACCACACGTTCATCATCGGCTACGCTTGATCTCAACTCTAATCCTTTGCCAAcgactgcaacaacaacagcaactgcaatagcagcagcaacgacaacaacaacaacaacatcaacaacgacaacaacgaaGTCCAAAATACCCCAAAACAATCACAATCACAACCAccacaacaactacaacaacaacaaccacaacaacgacaacaacaattgcaatttaaGTAATTCTCCTCAACTCCAACCACCCCCtccctcttcttcttctgcctCTTCCTTAGACCACGGCCGTCTTAGTAGTTGCAACACACGCAGCGGCAGTACCGATTTACAAGCCATCATTGAGCATAGCTTTGTTGGCCAATACAAACGCAATAAACGTTCTTTAAGCTCCACACGCTTGGAGAAGGACAAATGCGATGAGTACAATACAAAGCTACAGCGCAAGACGACGGCAGcggcagccgcagcagcagcagcagcagcagcggcagcaactACCAGCACCAACAACTCCAATTCATCTTCAGGCAAcattaacaataataacaataataatcatcatcatcacattGGCCACATGGCAAATGGCAGCAACAAGTGCAatatcagcagcagcagcggcggtggcggcggcgcCGGCAGCTTTAAGCTATCACGTCGCATATTTGGTGAACATTCGGGCTCGTCTGCTTCTACATCAGCATCGAATTCGGGTATCCCCACACCCACAACGGCTCCGCCCACATCCCattggcagcagcaacatcaacaatcCAATCCGATGCCAACGTCGAGCCGTGCCACCAGCAATCgcgaacagcagcaacaactttCGCTGAAATTGCGCAAGAAGATAAGCTATTaa
- the LOC6642772 gene encoding dual specificity protein phosphatase CDC14AB isoform X2 produces MMLDDDNSDLLVCASEMQEDLLYFVAFKKNIKPKNTTNTHYFNIDDEYIYENFYNDFGPLNICMLYRYCMKLNTKLTAKCHANKKIVHYTSMNPAKRLNAAYLIGSYAIIYLNKTPEEAYRPLVSGDIPAYTRFCDASYGPSNFKISLLDCLNAIHKAQQCGFFNFDDFDAEEYEYFERVENGDFNWIVPQKFIAFCGPHQKSKTLPNGYPCHAPERYFTYFRDNSVTTVIRLNAKVYHASSFENAGFDHKDLFFIDGSTPSDAILKKFLSICETTKGAIAVHCKAGLGRTGSLIGAYMMKHYGFSALEAIAWLRLCRPGSVIGHQQQWMEDKQSWLWSEGERMRRRSSMPILKHKYGINSLKLKAKLAEAAAATDSTEHMDLLMTRVKGISQRVDTMHLNDPDTIDAASVACTEEYLAEQQQLAQEFFDDPNCNVSDNDTDTASAATTTTTTEQPLASTYSISTRRRKSPSGANKSSTVIATSLRRLVNPTNSRTNINNHHLPSTTTAQQSNVGNINMQEPSGSSCSEKKQRKPSASVFEAARHTIASSVRMTQTALEKKQQQQAQTQGDKLNQIKALRRHHSRSVNVNGNNDQDANLRHTRARSQPFRNNNQNSVMATLKTSGSSCLTSGTTAGTSGSTTAAATLANNLNNNNNNNLSNSLHNYNNNNTNNNNNSNTSNNLLASSGSSRTRSLAIYSKRPRPS; encoded by the exons ATGATGTTGGACGACGATAACTCGGATCTTTTGGTTTGCGCATCTGAGATGCAAGAAG ACCTTCTTTACTTTGTGGCATTCAAGAAGAATATCAAACCAAAGAACACAACCAACACCCACTATTTTAACATTGACGATGAATATATCTATGAGAATTTTTATAATGATTTTGGCCCgctcaatatatgtatgctaTATCGCTATTGCATGAAGTTGAACACCAAATTGACGGCCAAATGTCACGCGAACAAGAAAATTGTACATTATACCTCTATGAATCCAGCAAAGCGTCTTAATGCGGCATATCTGATTGGTTCGTATGCA ATAATCTACCTGAATAAAACACCAGAAGAGGCATATAGACCTTTGGTATCTGGTGATATACCGGCTTATACCCGTTTCTGTGATGCCAGCTATGGGCCAAGTAATTTCAAAATCTCTCTATTGGATTGCCTCAATGCCATACACAAAGCCCAGCAGTGTGGATTCTTTAATTTCGATGATTTCGATGCTGAAGAGTATGAGTATTTTGAGCGTGTGGAAAATGGTGATTTCAATTGGATTGTGCCACAGAAATTTATTGCATTCTGTGGGCCACATCAGAAGAGCAAGACGCTGCCAAATGGTTATCCGTGCCATGCGCCTGAACGttattttacatattttcGGGATAATAGTGTGACGACCGTGATACGTTTGAATGCCAAGGTCTATCATGCCTCATCCTTTGAGAATGCTGGCTTCGATCACAAGGATCTGTTCTTTATCGACGGAAGTACACCGAGCGATGCCATACTGAAGAAATTCTTATCGATCTGTGAGACCACCAAGGGAGCCATAGCAGTGCATTGTAAGGCCGGATTAGGTCGCACAGGCAGTCTAATTGGAGCCTACATGATGAAGCATTATGGCTTTAGTGCATTGGAGGCTATTGCCTGGCTAAGATTATGCAGACCAGGTTCAGTGATTGGTCATCAGCAACAATGGATGGAGGA TAAGCAAAGTTGGCTGTGGTCCGAAGGGGAACGTATGCGACGACGCTCATCAATGCCCATTCTTAAGCATAAATATGGCATAAATAGTTTGAAATTGAAAGCCAAATTGGCTgaggcagcggcagcaacagaTTCTACCGAACATATGGATCTATTGATGACACGCGTCAAGGGCATTTCACAGCGTGTGGATACAATGCACTTGAATGATCCCGATACCATAGATGCTGCAAGTGTTGCCTGCACCGAGGAATATCTGGCCGAGCAACAGCAATTGGCCCAGGAGTTCTTCGATGATCCCAATTGTAATGTTAGTGATAATGATACGGATACGGCAAgtgcggcaacaacaacaacaaccacagaacAGCCATTGGCCTCTACGTATAGCATATCAACGCGTCGACGTAAATCACCATCGGGAGCAAATAAATCGTCAACAGTCATAGCCACTTCGTTGCGGCGTCTTGTCAATCCGACAAATAGTCGTACTAATATTAACAATCATCATCTACCAAGTACGACAACAGCACAGCAATCTAACGTGGGTAATATCAACATGCAAGAGCCATCTGGCAGTAGTTGTTCGGagaagaaacaaagaaaaccaAGTGCCAGTGTCTTTGAGGCGGCACGTCATACAATTGCATCATCGGTGCGAATGACCCAAACGGCATTGGAAaagaaacagcagcagcaggcacaAACCCAAGGCGATAAACTCAATCAGATCAAGGCCCTAAGAAGGCATCATTCGCGTTCGGTTAATGTTAATGGCAATAA TGATCAGGATGCTAATCTTCGTCATACCCGTGCACGTTCTCAGCCCTTCCGTAATAACAACCAAAATAGTGTGATGGCTACGCTTAAAACTTCGGGTAGTAGTTGTCTAACTAGTGGAACTACAGCAGGAACTAGTGGCAGTACAACAGCAGCTGCGACATTGGCGAATAAtcttaacaacaacaataataataatctaaGCAATTCCTTGCATaactataacaacaacaatacgaataataataataatagtaacaCTAGTAACAACCTGTTGGCCTCTTCGGGCAGCAGTCGCACCCGCAGTCTGGCCATTTATAGCAAAAG ACCACGGCCGTCTTAG
- the LOC111518555 gene encoding uncharacterized protein LOC111518555 isoform X1, which translates to MSTKTPVSALEEYCSKYKKEKPQYEYIAGEDRSFICLLKFENIEVSGTASSKRKAKHLAAVNVMSKLRLNNSLETGAKYTNVLPQYDHMKILNGGLASAVKTPVSALEEFCAKFKKGSPEYNCMTNADGGFICSIKLLDMEAHGIASSKREAKHIAAVNIMNKLKKLRGLDFDDLINPKPNLPDSLSLPTLELKPQQNYPKSPPQFLDIPQKSFSEEENADNVIPVLELDTELISTSRILDDVKREQKQVFNIYREVKKSTVPIDCKKVLLCDRHNYFKSFPYTLKAAAFKILEPSNDGIYFSDKERALSLLRALKLTPKITKVPALCPEQFIQIELICDYDCIFLDFECDIYGNVLQYFREMLI; encoded by the exons ATGTCGACCAAGACGCCAGTTTCCGCTTTAGAAGAGTATTGCtctaaatacaaaaaagaaaaaccacaaTATGAATATATTGCTGGTGAAGATCGCAGTTTTATTTGCCTGTTAAAATTTGAGAATATAGAAGTCTCTGGAACTG CTAGTTCCAAACGTAAAGCAAAACATCTCGCTGCCGTCAATGTGATGAGTAAGCTAAGACTAAACAATTCTCTGGAAACTGGTGCTAAATACACAAATGTGTTGCCGCAATATGATCAcatgaaaattttaaatggtGGTCTTGCTTCTGCTGTGAAAACTCCAGTGTCAGCATTAGAGGAATTCTGTGCCAAATTCAAAAAGGGTTCTCCTGAATATAATTGCATGACAAATGCCGATGGTGGCTTTATATGCTCGATTAAGTTACTTGATATGGAAGCTCATGGAATCG CGTCTTCCAAACGTGAAGCTAAACATATAGCTGCAGTTAATATAATGAACAAATTGAAAAAGCTACGCGGCTTAGATTTTGATGATCTAATCAATCCCAAACCGAATTTGCCAGATAGTTTGTCTCTACCGACTTTAGAGCTAAAGCCACAGCAAAATTATCCAAAGAGTCCACCCCAATTCCTTGATATTCCTCAAAAATCATTCAGTGAGGAAGAAAATGCAGATAATGTCATTCCCGTACTCGAACTTGATACGGAACTAATCAGTACTAGTCGGATCCTGGACGATGTTAAGCGTGAGCAGAAACaagtatttaatatttatcgAGAAGTCAAAAAATCCACTGTACCCATTGATTGCAAAAAAGTTTTGCTTTGTGATCGCCataattatttcaaatcaTTTCCATACACTTTAAAGGCAGCTGCCTTTAAAATTCTTGAACCATCTAATGATGGTATTTATTTTAGTGATAAGGAAAGGGCTCTGAGTCTCCTTAGAGCTTTGAAATTAACGCCAAAGATAACCAAAGTGCCAGCTCTTTGTCCTGAGCAATTTATACAAATTGAACTTATCTGTGATTACGATTGCATCTTTTTGGATTTCGAATGTGATATCTATGGAAATGTCTTGCAATATTTTCGTGAAATGTTAATTTaa
- the LOC111518555 gene encoding uncharacterized protein LOC111518555 isoform X2, protein MDAKSAVSALQEFCAKTKNGPPEYNYIDGEDGGFVCKASLLDMEAFGNGRSKRDAKHLAAVNILRKIRKLPGCSEALNDTDDSNELTNLNRDMLKELRDYCVRHEMPLPVIEIVQQSGSPNAPEFVACCTVASITRYGKSDKKKDARQRAAIEMLHVITNDANKVTDPNGLQLVSISTAEDEESERRQIFSTYREITDSGVTESNGVQLCDRHNYFKNFHSHLKLAALEILDPSKDDEYLSVKERALNVMSALKLTPTITTVPSLGMEPMLQVEFNCDYDAVVIGFESEIYHLVIQYFRDMLV, encoded by the exons aTGGATGCAAAGTCGGCGGTGTCAGCTCTGCAAGAATTTTGCGCCAAAACCAAGAACGGGCCACCGGAATATAATTACATTGACGGTGAGGACGGCGGCTTTGTTTGCAAAGCATCTCTTTTGGATATGGAGGCATTTGGAAATG GACGCTCTAAGCGTGATGCCAAGCATCTCGCTGCTGTCAACATATTGCGAAAAATTCGTAAATTACCTGGATGCAGTGAAGCACTAAATGATACAGATGATTCTAATGAATTAACCAATCTTAATCGGGATATGCTTAAGGAGTTGCGCGATTATTGTGTGCGTCATGAGATGCCGCTTCCGGTTATCGAAATTGTCCAACAAAGCGGTAGTCCAAATGCTCCCGAATTCGTGGCATGCTGCACAGTGGCATCGATCACACGTTATGGCAAATCTGATAAGAAAAAAGATGCACGCCAGCGTGCGGCTATTGAAATGTTACATGTGATTACCAACGATGCAAATAAGGTAACAGATCCCAATGGTTTGCAACTGGTTAGCATAAGTACTGCAGAAGACGAGGAATCCGAGCGACGTCAGATATTTAGCACATACCGAGAAATCACCGATTCCGGCGTAACTGAATCCAATGGAGTTCAACTCTGTGATCGTCACAATTACTTTAAGAATTTCCATAGTCATCTGAAATTGGCTGCCCTTGAGATCCTTGATCCATCTAAAGATGATGAATATCTTAGCGTCAAAGAAAGAGCTCTTAATGTTATGAGCGCTTTGAAGTTAACTCCCACGATTACCACTGTGCCTTCGCTCGGCATGGAGCCAATGCTGCAGGTAGAGTTCAATTGTGATTATGATGCTGTCGTGATTGGCTTCGAGTCAGAAATTTATCATTTGGTTATACAATATTTTCGTGATATGTTAGTCTAA
- the LOC6642304 gene encoding homocysteine-responsive endoplasmic reticulum-resident ubiquitin-like domain member 2 protein, with translation MDDTAASPAAATATAAGYDASREKATTTNIKDDGSNSVRLLIKSSNQQYDDMIIESDLCWTVQRLKKQLFLVYPGKPDINDQKLIYSGKLLDDNQKLSEVIRSYKDVYQQHNIFHLVCANKNVPKAPLKTMPKVAQSTAPTTTTTTSTPTTATGSPSTASASGAEQPNELRHRHGLQDHQRQQQIPQQGVAFDSSWAQFWQQHNQPNLHTANTNPQQMLQYQAMLYNAWMQQVYVQYMQQMNGSTSGSGLPNMPLRCFLQTPTPVVSPVATADATVAAAQMPARADDEGAAVAAAAAAGVVENERRNFPNIQEEPEMRDWLDSFFSFTRLAVFFTVLYFNSSPLRCLLVVLIAGVIYLYHIGVLRRRPERNNNNINRNNNAGNDAAAFAAVQQIQRMMDAAVEREQNDPQAANEPVAGNQQDNVDAPAAAGPAGSGPADQAAAMAAEAVVVDQPNANNSVISVVRTFVVTFFTSLLPEAPAL, from the exons atgGATGATACGGCTGCCTCGCCAGCTGCGGCCACCGCCACTGCCGCTGGTTATGATGCTAGCCGCGAGaaagcaacaactacaaatattAAAGACGACGGCAGCAACAGCGTTAggcttttaattaaatcatcGAATCAGCAATATGACGATATGATCATTGAGAGCGACTTATGTTGGACAGTCCAAAGATTGAAAAAACAATTGTTTTTGGTATATCCTGGCAAGCCG GACATCAACGATCAAAAGCTCATTTACTCAGGAAAATTGTTGGATGATAATCAAAAGCTATCAGAGGTTATACGCAGCTATAAGGATGTCTATCAGCAGCATAATATCTTTCATTTGGTCTGTGCCAATAAGAATGTACCCAAAGCTCCCCTTAAAACCATGCCAAAAGTTGCCCAATCAACAGCACCAacaaccaccaccacaacATCAACACCAACAACTGCAACAGGATCACCATCAACAGCATCGGCATCTGGGGCAGAGCAACCGAATGAATTACGCCATCGCCATGGACTACAAGATCATCAGAGGCAGCAACAGATACCGCAACAAGGCGTAGCTTTCGACAGTTCTTGGGCACAATTCTGGCAGCAGCATAACCAACCCAATCTGCATACGGCCAACACTAATCCACAACAAATGCTTCAATATCAGGCTATGCTATACAATGCCTGGATGCAGCAGGTGTATGTCCAGTATATGCAACAGATGAATGGCTCAACAAGTGGATCTGGTTTGCCAAATATGCCTTTACGTTGCTTTCTGCAAACACCGACGCCCGTGGTGTCACCAGTGGCAACTGCAGATGCAACAGTTGCTGCTGCCCAAATGCCAGCACGAGCCGATGATGAGGGAgccgctgttgctgctgctgctgctgctggggtCGTGGAGAACGAGAGACGCAATTTTCCCAATATCCAAGAAGAGCCCGAAATGAGAGATTGGTTAGATAGCTTTTTCAGCTTCACACGCTTGGCGGTTTTCTTCACAGTTCTGTATTTCAATTCATCGCCTTTGCGTTGCCTTCTGGTGGTCCTTATTGCTGGAGTGATTTATCT CTATCACATTGGTGTCTTGCGTCGTCGTCCTGagcgcaacaacaacaatatcaatCGCAACAATAATGCTGGCAATGATGCTGCTGCCTTTGCCGCTGTACAGCAAATACAACGTATGATGGATGCAGCTGTTGAACGTGAACAGAATGATCCACAGGCTGCCAATGAACCTGTTGCTGGCAATCAGCAGGATAATGTTGATGCACCAGCTGCGGCTGGACCAGCGGGCAGTGGACCAGCCGATCAAGCAGCTGCCATGGCTGCCGAAGCTGTTGTCGTCGATCAACCAAATGCCAATAATTCTGTGATTTCCGTTGTACGCACTTTTGTGGTCACCTttttcacctctctgctgcCCGAGGCTCCAGCGTTGTAA